Part of the Portunus trituberculatus isolate SZX2019 chromosome 24, ASM1759143v1, whole genome shotgun sequence genome is shown below.
TGAGGTGGGCTGTGGTCTAGAATGATTTCCACTATAGGCTAAAAGAATTATTGGACCAAAATGTTGAAAGGTTTGAGAATGTGGTAAGTCTTTTGTAATAGAAGGACGAGGACAGGATGGGATCACAAAGATAGTGAATCATGACGGAAATTACCGAACCAGTGTAGCTGAGTAGATGAATTAACAAACATTTAGTAACACATAGAAAGTACGTATACATGCAAGGAAATCGATCAATTAAGACTTATTCATACGGGAATggggtaaaaataataaaaaaactaagAGGATCTTAAATTTTAAGTCAAATACGTTTCAACTGTTTTTAAAAATAAGGTAGCAGAGAGGACAAAACGTATACGCATCCACAGGAAATCAGCTACTGAGAGATAGTTGTGTAAGCAGTGACGCAAGTAATCTCTATCAGGGTAATGAACAAtctgaacatgagagagagagagagagagagagagagagagagagagagagagagagaggaggagagggaaccaTACTTTGAAATGTTTCGAATCCTGATCTCGATTACTTTTAAACGATTACAATGGGATTCGAGTTTTCCAAGGCGTTTTATTTGATAAGGattttgctgagagagagagagagagagagagagagagagagagagagagagagagagagagagagagagagagagagacctatccGACCATCGAAAAATCCAATGAAGAATAGTCCTTATGATTGAACAGAACATAGTTCATTTACATACAAGCTTTTCGTTCCATCTCATACATTTTCGCGTTCCACAAAGGAGGGATACGATAATTCtttgtgggatttttttttcgagtgtAATAGTTTTCTTTGGGGCCCATTGCAGGAGAGGCTGAAGGAGTACCAGCGACTGCAGACGGTGGGACGGGTGAACGGTGTGGAGAGCTACATTCTGGGTCCCGCAGAGACGAAAGAACTGTACCCACTCATGAACGTGGAGGATATAGCTGGCACCCTCTACTGCCCCGGCGACGGtgagtatagagagaaagagagagagagctcgtcCTACATGATACATGTCAGAGATAGTTTTAATCAATGGCAGTTGCTATGAAAAGACGATTTGTCGCTTTGGATAGAAATATAGGTAGTATTGGTATTGGTATAGGTAGAAGGAGGCTGCTTCAGGGTCGGACTGGGAGACTTTTTCAGGCCAGGAATCCTTCATGTAACCAGGCCACCCTCCAGGCCTTGCCCCTTGCCCACACACGCTCGTTCACACCCACAACTACATGCATgggagcacgcacacacacgcacgcacgtaagCATAAGCACATGTCAtacacccttccctcctcacgctgtgtgtcagtgtgtggttGATAGGGACTGTTGGGGCGtgttaataaaaacaaaccaatCATCTTGCCCTCACGTGCTGCTGGCCTCAGTGGCATCTGATTGGCCTGGCCTACCTCTCTAACtcagaaaaaaagtcagaacgcaccggtagagagagagagagagagagagagagagagagagagagagagagagagagagagatacacaagcCAGCCCAGCAGGCCATTCCTATAAACCGGCGCTTCGTGAATACTCTCGGTTCTCCCTATGAACGGTCCGGGCCCGAGTTGCTTCCACCGAAGTACTGCCAAAACAAGTAGtttccagtttttctctctctttttctttatatcatagTAAGAATCTTCCTAATGAAGCATGACAGTAACCTCCGCTATTTCCATTATCTATTCGCATGTTGGCTAGTTTTCCGCTGTTCACATGTTAATTTTTAGACAGGAAACTCACCAAATGGTAGTCCGTTTGTTCATTTATCGTTTATTCCGGTAGGATTTGTTTGCTTTATGAAATCTAGAAGTTGCTAAGCTTATCATGTGCTTATGTTATGAGTCATTTGTATTGAGTACTTGTGGGAGTGAATGAATGGTAAACACCGGAAACTGAGTGTGCTTGAAGAATGCATGCACTGTACACCCTGATTCATGCATTAAAATTATGAGTCATTCTTAAATGGAGACTGGCAGCTGAATGGGCCTTTTACTtgatattttgttgctcttggccagtcctcctctcttacatgaaaaaaaaaaaaaaaaaaaaaaaaaagacgcaggAACAGAGGGAGTAAATGAAGGGCAAAGTTGAGTGCGTTAGATGAACAAAGGTTACAGCGCCATGGGAAGCATACAATGGgggaaatacaaagagaaaatgtTCACCAGAGAGAGATATGATGAGTGCTGGAAGGGGGTGAAGATGATGAGCTCTGTTGGTGCTATATTGGAGGGATGTCTGAAGTCCATATTTAGACTCTCACTGGGACTATTTTCAAGGTCAGTAGCAATGAATAAGTTAGAATCAGAATCACAATAGTCAGAGGTTTGCTACCGGCGTGGCAGAAATAACAGAATAGTACCTATTCGATTATTGCAAACAAGACACGCCAAAATccaattatttccaccaatacCTCTTAAGATTGTTAGAGATAGACGCCTGAACGTTTCAATTATGAACCCCATTCTGAAAGACTTCTGCGCTGTACGTGCCTTCACTACATTCAAAATGTTTTAGTTAGTTacaatagttaaaaaaaaaaaaaaaatcatggtttCAGCTCAAGAGTAACAAGATTTTAGAATCATTAGGAGAAACCgtcttgagaactcggctaatcatctctgtggtccaGAGACTGTCCTGGCTACTTTTACGCCTAGGGCAAATCCTTCATCGGATACCGCCCCCTCAAACCAAAACCCAAacctatctcccctctcccttaatTTTCCTCAGAGTAAGACTCACAGGCGCAAGTTGGTCCAACTCTCCCTTGTCCCTAGCCTTTTCTTTTGACAAACGACCTGTATACATGATTCAGCAGCAAGTTGACGTGATAGTAGAGGCACGCTAGCAACCACTCCTCTAACTTGACGTGGAAATTAGCGGTATTTAGTGTTAGAAACtggcgttttttcttttttttatttatatatttttcaagggCGCTGGTGCGCCCACATACTATCCTTAGCAAAAACCGTCCCtgctgtggcctttgaaaacaatcgtggtgagagagcaacacATTTGAGAATACAGGCAAGGCTTATACTCCCACAGGTACGATGGATCCTGCGGGACTGTGTCAAGGCCTCACAAGATGGGCCACGCAGGCTGGGGCGCGGGTGTTTGAGGAATGCCCTGTTACGGAGATCAAGACCCAGGAGACACTGCTTGGAGGGCGGCGAGTGACAGAGGTGCACACTCCACGCGGCGTCATCAAGACCAATGCTGTCGTCAACGCAACAGGTAACACACATGATCTTCACTAGGATAACTGCTACCTAACTCACACTACGGCGCCATCGCTAACCTTCTGGTCCCTCTGACGTGTTACAGGCTGCTGGGCCAACGATATAGCAGGACTAGTGGGAGTGAAGGTACCCCTAGCACCCATGAAACATGCCTATGTAGTCACGGAAAAGATACCAGGCAttgaaaacatgccaaatgttCGCGACCATGATGCGTCGGTGTACCTTCGTCTGCAGGGTGATGCACTGTCCGTCGGCGGTTACGAGGTTAACCCGATCTTCCTGGacagggtaagagagagagagagtgagtacaaTCATGACtagtatattttcattttcaaaggccacagtgatgataGCTCGGattctcatgtttatttttcttttatcctgctTGTTCCTTCTTCAGCAAGCTGTCTCAGTGAAATTTCATTTGGAATAATGGAAATAGCTTTAAATGAAAATCCCTGTTTATCTAACACTAAAATATCTCACACAAGCAATGGAGATAATTAAGACAACAAACCAGCCAGTACACAGGCCACTTGGATGCACAGTAGCCTATAACCACGCAATCATGCAGTCTTGAAGGAAATCCGTCACCCAGATACAACATACTGCTTCCTCTGTGGTTAACCTTTGTCATAATCTCATttacttccttctatttccttcacacGAAACAGCTCGATAAGGACTTCTCATTTGGTCTGTATGAGTTGGATTGGGATGTATTTGGAGCTCACATCGAGGGAGCCATCAACCGCGTCCCAGTGCTCGAGAGGACAGGAATCAAGTCGACAGTCTGTGGTCCCGAGTCCTTCACGCCTGACCACAAGCCTGTCATGGGTCAGTAAAGTTAGGGGTTGGCAttgttttatgagagagagagagagagagagagagagagagagagagagagagagtccacctTTCTTGAAAACGAAccaattacataaagaaaaacaattactTAATAGACAAAAGTTCAAAACCCTGAGAGTGAGCAATAACCAAacaccaaccaccacaaccaccccaTGACACCACCGTAACGCATCTCTCCTTCCGCCTGCAGGAGAGGACCCGAATGTGGAGGGCTTCTTCCACTGCGTCGGGTTCAACAGTAGCGGAATGATGCTTGGGGGCGGCTGTGGAGACCAAATGGCACGCTGGGTGCTCCACGGTCGACCAGATCTTGATATGTTCGGTTATGACATCCGCCGCTACCACCCGCCACTCAACACTGATAAGGCGTGGGTAGCAGCAAGGTCCCATGAGTCCTATGCCAAGAATTACAGCATTGTCTTCCCCCATGATGAGCCTCTAGCAGGACGTGGCCAACGCAAGTCAGCTGTTCATCAGGTGTGCAGAGAAAGCATTGAATAGATTTACTATGAATAGAACATGGAGTATGGTGCCACGTTGTTGATAAATTTAAATGCATACAAAAAGGTGCGCTGAGTAGGCATGAAATATGTTGAAAGAACGTAATGCTGTTGATTATTTCAAATGAACTGGGcatttagggaggcggtgggtagtggataaggtggtgagcctgagatcgggcagatgtccacgcgtaggttcaaatcctaCCATGTACCGCCTtcaaactatgccatttgttgagtggtttaaagttgcctacatgtcactatgacACCCAGGTTATatataggtggttacaccaaagatgtgcttgggtggtgatatgggccctaatatggataccactataaataaaattgcatgcgccactaatgggtggatgctgaacagcgcttcccatacatacttttcaagtatacctacaggcgttataggccatagcgttaaaaaaaaatatatcaggtGCACAAGAAATGTGTTTAGGTAGAACATGGTGTACAATGCCATGTTTTGAAGTTATTCAAATTTGTATGTAAAGAAATAACAGTACCGTACATGTATGCTGGTTTCACACGGTGCTGGTCTTTACCATTAGGTAACGTAACAATGTATACTGTCATAATTCACTGATTTTGGATAATTAATTTGCATCTCAGGCATTCATAGTTAAATTAAGGCCACTGGTTTAGAATCAAACCTTTATTTAATGAGCTAGTGAACTCAGTGTATATTTAGGGATTCATAAATTCCTCTCTATGTGGAGAGGAAGAGCACTTTTTCCTCAACCCATCACTGTCaccttcacaaacacacattatCTCCAGGATTttgattttttacattttctttatataagaaGGGGACTGGCATAAGGCTTAAAAACTCAATGAAGTGCCATTCCCTAAAGAAAGGTAAATTAGATATAATCATAGCACTAATGCATAGTTCACATATCTATATGAAGTAACGTGTCAGAAAATAACAGGCATTTTTAGAGCAAAAAGTTCTATTTTCCTGTGCTTTTAAGTTATTAACACATGTTCTCCTTCACCCTCAGGAGCTGGAGGACGCAGGCTGTGTTTTCCAGGAACGGCATGGCTGGGAGCGGCCTGGTTGGTTTGCCTCCTCCCCAATGCCTGTCCTTCCTTATGACTGGTATGGAGCTTATGAGACAACACCATCCCATGCAGAGGACCAATACAAAGCTCTCCTCTTCAATGACTACACCTTTGACTTCCCTTCTCACCATCATCAGGCAGGTCTTCTTTGGGTTCTGTTGGTTTCCCTTTCTCATGTGAAGCTTGTGGAATGCATGGAGAAAAGAGTGGTGTATATTTTACTCTTCAGTAATTGTAGAATATATGATGATGGCTGTCCTGGTGAGAGCAGAGATTAGTAAGAATGGTACcaacaattttcttcttttctcctttctgtcttttgATCAAGTACTTGTCTCCTTTatacaatgaataaatagatgtcCATTCTGGTCCACtttatacttttcctcatttcaagACACCAACTGGAGTCTGTTATTAAATTTCTTTCACAATAGacttgaaggaaatgaagaccaCTCACTATTTGCCCACAGATTGAGCAGAAGTGTTTAGGAGTTTTGTTTTACTCTCCTTCCTGAAGTCTCCCAAAGTAAGTTGTTCATTGTAGACTTCAAGGATGTTAAGGTCACATTCTTGTCCACAGATTCAGCAGGAGTGTCTTGCATGTCGGAAGCGTGTGGCCATCTTCGACATGTCCTATTTTGGAAAGTACTTCTTGACGGGACCAGATGCTCAGAAGGCTGCTGACTGGATCTTCTCTGCCAACATGGCCCGACAACCCGGTGCCACTATATACACCTGTATGCTTAATGCCAAGGGTGGTGTGGAGGCTGATCTTACTGTGGTGAgtattgcttctctttctttccacatcACCCATTACTTCTAgtgctcttcttttctcttaatgtCCTCCCATTTCTTTTTGCTCACTTTTCATCTTCACTA
Proteins encoded:
- the LOC123508458 gene encoding sarcosine dehydrogenase, mitochondrial-like, which gives rise to MAAPLGRCGRILAPVSSLRMGVRTCSHIGEGVPYQKTMKDQKGSSSGGSVPEYADVVVVGGGSLGCNTLYHLAKLGATNTVLLEAHKLTAGTTWHTAGLLWRLRPSDTEIALINTTREMLGRLEEETDINPGWINNGGLFIASTKERLKEYQRLQTVGRVNGVESYILGPAETKELYPLMNVEDIAGTLYCPGDGTMDPAGLCQGLTRWATQAGARVFEECPVTEIKTQETLLGGRRVTEVHTPRGVIKTNAVVNATGCWANDIAGLVGVKVPLAPMKHAYVVTEKIPGIENMPNVRDHDASVYLRLQGDALSVGGYEVNPIFLDRLDKDFSFGLYELDWDVFGAHIEGAINRVPVLERTGIKSTVCGPESFTPDHKPVMGEDPNVEGFFHCVGFNSSGMMLGGGCGDQMARWVLHGRPDLDMFGYDIRRYHPPLNTDKAWVAARSHESYAKNYSIVFPHDEPLAGRGQRKSAVHQELEDAGCVFQERHGWERPGWFASSPMPVLPYDWYGAYETTPSHAEDQYKALLFNDYTFDFPSHHHQIQQECLACRKRVAIFDMSYFGKYFLTGPDAQKAADWIFSANMARQPGATIYTCMLNAKGGVEADLTVSVCEGGSGSACDPAFEGRGFYLAAGGAAALQNLAHVTKEIRKNKWNVSLLDHTDDMSLLSVQGRHSRTLLQELTSEDLGNDSFPFSSHKVITVAGHTVRALRVSFVGELGWELHVPNESAPAVYRAVMEAGKPWGITNAGYRAIDSLSCEKGYRHWHGDVRPDDTPLEAGLAFTCKLKTDTNFLGRAAVEQQKAEGIKRKLVTLTLQDSTQPLWGLEAIVRDDKIVGYARRAEYAFALGRAIAYGYVHRPEGGVVNKEFLSTGTWHLESMGVSLPATVHLRPPFDPKNLRVKGDYEDVVQTERSSALAN